The proteins below are encoded in one region of Drosophila virilis strain 15010-1051.87 chromosome 6, Dvir_AGI_RSII-ME, whole genome shotgun sequence:
- the LOC6636191 gene encoding tetratricopeptide repeat protein 39B isoform X1, whose protein sequence is MDESNKSESDSEEFFDALSEQLDMTPFEMDLRTSLEEAKLAIDYFFDNKFEEARTLLKPFSGSSLYHSMGTATFSFLEAMLTFEHIDEASAELKKCVELCQRFRKKNTLTEAIGNTFKKKNFNSLTDLECHAELCMAEVLLMSALLTFIEDENLSGLIRGSLRVRQCYNCFRFCAQIMKHRKWDSSSMTVRNHFSSGVHMGIGTFNLMMSMLPVRIVKILQFIGFSSNRNYGLHDLLAGYQENGLRQILCALSLLGYHLMVLPMLSERHSLEDLRICDEILTSQLAKYPNSVWMLFFKGRFELVNGNLEGAESWYLHSWKSQEVWPQFHYLSFWELLWINCIQQKWDKAQFYANQLLEQSNWSRAIYAYQLAAIKLMSCPGSADNLKQIDKLMTEVPTYRQKIAGKSLPMEKFMAKRAVRYKSQNERLILPLIELMYLWNMFKFIGGDYQIADGILQIIDSEFAMINNPGVSPATNLYFADNRALCLLLRGSCYVQMGKPSLALQDFCECIAQSGIVEDHFIIPYAYVEAALCHASENRSLAISMLQDTKKKFSKFALESRLHFRIHMALMDLNGNLDTHK, encoded by the exons ATGGACGAAAGCAACAAATCCGAATCCGATTCCGag GAATTTTTTGATGCACTCTCCGAGCAATTGGATATGACACCCTTTGAAATGGACTTAAGAACTTCGCTGGAGGAAGCAAAGCTAGCTATAGATTATTTCTTTGACAACAAGTTCGAAGAAGCTCGAACTCTGCTGAAGCCGTTTTCCGGTTCGAGTTTATACCATTCAATGGGTACGGCCACATTTTCATTTCTGGAGGCAATGCTAACATTTGAGCATATTGATGAGGCATCGGCAGAGCTGAAAAAGTGTGTCGAACTCTGTCAACGTTTTCGAAAGAAAAACACCTTAACGGAAGCGATTGGCAATACTTTTAAGAAG AAAAATTTCAACAGCCTCACAGACCTGGAATGCCATGCTGAGCTCTGCATGGCCGAAGTGCTCCTGATGAGTGCTCTACTCACCTTTATCGAGGACGAGAACCTCAGCGGACTAATCCGGGGCAGTCTGCGAGTTCGCCAGTGCTATAATTGCTTCAG gtTTTGTGCACAAATAATGAAGCATCGAAAGTGGGATTCGAGCTCAATGACTGTGAGAAATCATTTTAGTAGCGGAGTACACATGGGTATCGGCACCTTTAACTTAATGATGTCCATGCTGCCGGTTCGCATTGTTAAAATACTGCAATTTATAGGATTCTCGTCAAACCGG AACTATGGCTTACACGATCTGCTTGCAGGGTACCAGGAGAACGGATTGCGGCAAATACTTTGTGCTTTATCCCTGCTCGGTTACCATTTGATGGTGTTGCCCATGCTCAGCGAAAGGCATTCCCTTGAGGACCTGCGCATATGCGACGAGATACTTACCTCCCAATTGGCCAAGTACCCAAACAGTGTTTGGATGCTCTTCTTTAAGGGACGATTTGAGTTGGTCAATGGAAATCTGGAGGGAGCTGAGTCCTGGTATTTGCATTCTTGGAAATCGCAGGAAGTTTGGCCCCAATTTCACTATTTGAGCTTTTGGGAACTACTCTGGATCAATTGTATACAACAGAAATGGGACAAAGCCCAATTTTATGCCAACCAATTGCTCGAGCAGAGCAATTGGTCGCGCGCGATATACGCCTATCAATTGGCTGCCATCAAATTAATGTCATGCCCAGGATCAGCTGACAATCTGAAGCAAATTGATAAATTGATGACGGAGGTGCCCACGTACAGGCAAAAAATTGCCGGCAAGTCGTTGCCAATGGAGAAGTTTATGGCGAAACGTGCCGTAAGATATAAGAGCCAGAACGAGCGTCTGATTTTGCCCCTGATAGAGCTGATGTATCTGTGGAATATGTTCAAATTCATTGGCGGGGATTACCAGATTGCCGATGGCATTCTACAAATCATCGACTCGGAATTTGCCATGATTAACAACCCGGGAGTAAGCCCTGCTACAAATCTATACTTCGCCGATAATCGCGCATTATGTCTTCTGTTACGTGGATCTTGTTATGTACAAATGGGCAAACCCTCGTTGGCTCTTCA GGATTTTTGTGAGTGCATTGCACAAAGTGGCATTGTCGAGGATCACTTTATTATCCCGTACGCTTACGTGGAGGCTGCACTTTGTCACGCATCGGAAAATCGGTCTCTGGCTATATCCATGCTACAAGATACCAA
- the LOC6636191 gene encoding tetratricopeptide repeat protein 39A isoform X2, whose product MVLPMLSERHSLEDLRICDEILTSQLAKYPNSVWMLFFKGRFELVNGNLEGAESWYLHSWKSQEVWPQFHYLSFWELLWINCIQQKWDKAQFYANQLLEQSNWSRAIYAYQLAAIKLMSCPGSADNLKQIDKLMTEVPTYRQKIAGKSLPMEKFMAKRAVRYKSQNERLILPLIELMYLWNMFKFIGGDYQIADGILQIIDSEFAMINNPGVSPATNLYFADNRALCLLLRGSCYVQMGKPSLALQDFCECIAQSGIVEDHFIIPYAYVEAALCHASENRSLAISMLQDTKKKFSKFALESRLHFRIHMALMDLNGNLDTHK is encoded by the exons ATGGTGTTGCCCATGCTCAGCGAAAGGCATTCCCTTGAGGACCTGCGCATATGCGACGAGATACTTACCTCCCAATTGGCCAAGTACCCAAACAGTGTTTGGATGCTCTTCTTTAAGGGACGATTTGAGTTGGTCAATGGAAATCTGGAGGGAGCTGAGTCCTGGTATTTGCATTCTTGGAAATCGCAGGAAGTTTGGCCCCAATTTCACTATTTGAGCTTTTGGGAACTACTCTGGATCAATTGTATACAACAGAAATGGGACAAAGCCCAATTTTATGCCAACCAATTGCTCGAGCAGAGCAATTGGTCGCGCGCGATATACGCCTATCAATTGGCTGCCATCAAATTAATGTCATGCCCAGGATCAGCTGACAATCTGAAGCAAATTGATAAATTGATGACGGAGGTGCCCACGTACAGGCAAAAAATTGCCGGCAAGTCGTTGCCAATGGAGAAGTTTATGGCGAAACGTGCCGTAAGATATAAGAGCCAGAACGAGCGTCTGATTTTGCCCCTGATAGAGCTGATGTATCTGTGGAATATGTTCAAATTCATTGGCGGGGATTACCAGATTGCCGATGGCATTCTACAAATCATCGACTCGGAATTTGCCATGATTAACAACCCGGGAGTAAGCCCTGCTACAAATCTATACTTCGCCGATAATCGCGCATTATGTCTTCTGTTACGTGGATCTTGTTATGTACAAATGGGCAAACCCTCGTTGGCTCTTCA GGATTTTTGTGAGTGCATTGCACAAAGTGGCATTGTCGAGGATCACTTTATTATCCCGTACGCTTACGTGGAGGCTGCACTTTGTCACGCATCGGAAAATCGGTCTCTGGCTATATCCATGCTACAAGATACCAA
- the LOC6636191 gene encoding tetratricopeptide repeat protein 39B isoform X3, which translates to MDESNKSESDSEEFFDALSEQLDMTPFEMDLRTSLEEAKLAIDYFFDNKFEEARTLLKPFSGSSLYHSMGTATFSFLEAMLTFEHIDEASAELKKCVELCQRFRKKNTLTEAIGNTFKKKNFNSLTDLECHAELCMAEVLLMSALLTFIEDENLSGLIRGSLRVRQCYNCFRFCAQIMKHRKWDSSSMTVRNHFSSGVHMGIGTFNLMMSMLPVRIVKILQFIGFSSNRGTRRTDCGKYFVLYPCSVTI; encoded by the exons ATGGACGAAAGCAACAAATCCGAATCCGATTCCGag GAATTTTTTGATGCACTCTCCGAGCAATTGGATATGACACCCTTTGAAATGGACTTAAGAACTTCGCTGGAGGAAGCAAAGCTAGCTATAGATTATTTCTTTGACAACAAGTTCGAAGAAGCTCGAACTCTGCTGAAGCCGTTTTCCGGTTCGAGTTTATACCATTCAATGGGTACGGCCACATTTTCATTTCTGGAGGCAATGCTAACATTTGAGCATATTGATGAGGCATCGGCAGAGCTGAAAAAGTGTGTCGAACTCTGTCAACGTTTTCGAAAGAAAAACACCTTAACGGAAGCGATTGGCAATACTTTTAAGAAG AAAAATTTCAACAGCCTCACAGACCTGGAATGCCATGCTGAGCTCTGCATGGCCGAAGTGCTCCTGATGAGTGCTCTACTCACCTTTATCGAGGACGAGAACCTCAGCGGACTAATCCGGGGCAGTCTGCGAGTTCGCCAGTGCTATAATTGCTTCAG gtTTTGTGCACAAATAATGAAGCATCGAAAGTGGGATTCGAGCTCAATGACTGTGAGAAATCATTTTAGTAGCGGAGTACACATGGGTATCGGCACCTTTAACTTAATGATGTCCATGCTGCCGGTTCGCATTGTTAAAATACTGCAATTTATAGGATTCTCGTCAAACCGG GGTACCAGGAGAACGGATTGCGGCAAATACTTTGTGCTTTATCCCTGCTCGGTTACCATTTGA